In Juglans regia cultivar Chandler chromosome 13, Walnut 2.0, whole genome shotgun sequence, the DNA window ACCCGGATAAGGCTCTACTCTGTTGGATTCTGCGACTGCGAGTCCAAGGTTGATGCAAACGAGGGTGTCAATGGAGTCTCTATCGTCCATTATCTCGCCCAATACTCTCAGCTCCTCTTCTCACAAGCGCTCTCCATTGGCTGCCTCTCCAAATACCGTTTCTTCCTTATCATTCGCTTCCTTGCCCTCTCAACAGCAACGAACCACCACTCCAAAACGCACTTCGAAAGCCACAAAATCCCTCTCTCCAACAATACCCACGACTACTACAACAAGCATTAATACTAGTTCGATCAATACAACCACATCTCAGCCTCCCAAGAAGGTCTTTATACAACCCCCATTTCACGTATCatcaaaagtttcaaaaaaaaaaagcacaattTCCTCGGCAATCAGACGTAGCTTAAAGGAGTAAATTTCCTGCTTTCATAAGACTGAATAGcgttgtttttgtttctgtgtGGCCAGGTTTTGCTTCCTATTGGATTTGGTACGGAGGAAATGGAAGCTGTTATTATAGTTGATGTTCTGCGTCGAGCTGGTGCGGACGTGACTGTGGCATCAGTGGAGCCACATCTCGAGATTGAAGCTTCTGGCGGCACCAAACTGGTTGCGGACACGTTCATCGTGACCTGTTCGGAACAGGTTTTCGACCTCGTCGCGTTGCCGGTTAGTTTATgcttttttgtttattgtattcTGGTGTAACATTAACCATAAAATTACAGTTCCTGCAATTCGTGGTTAGAAGGAAACAGTATTGCAATGACGAAGATTAGTTATTTAGTGATAAAAAAATGGAATAGACTGgggaaattttaaaaacaaaatgcttAAAATAAAAGGTAACAGAGAAAGATGTGCGATTGTTTTGGCATGGCAGTGATAGTTgtatacactttttttttttttttttgcgtccttaatggccagttaattaattatatgggaATTATAATCTCGGTTGTAGGCTACTAAGTTGTTGATTGGTTTGACGGTGAATGCTTTTAGTGGTTAATTTATTCTGCCTTGTTTTAAGGGAGGAATGCCTGGCTCAGTGCGGTTAAGAGACTCCGAAGTTCTGCGCAAAATAATGAACAAACAGGCCGAGGAAAAGAGGCTATATGGGGCTATTTGTGCTGCTCCAGCAGTCACGCTACTGCCTTGGGGACTTCTGAGAAAAAAGCAGGTGGCTTACGTGGGTTTATGTCAATTGAGATTTAATGAATCTATAAATACCCATATATACTGGTTGGCTAATTGTGGTGAAGTTCTTCGTGCAAGACAACTTGTCATCCTGCGTTCATGGACAAGCTTCCAACCTTTTGGGCTGTTAAATCAAATCTTCAAGTTTCTGGAGAGCTTACAACAAGTCGTGGTCCAGGAACCACTTTTGAGTTTGCTCTTTCCTTGGTAGAGCAGCTGTTTGGAGAGTCAGTTGCCAACAAGGTTGGACAGTTATTGGTAAGGCCAACTACCTAGATGGTGATTTGTTTGGCATTTCAGACTTTATTCTTTCATAGATATTTAAATTTGTGTTGGAAGCTAAGATTTCGACAATAGTAGTTAAAGCTATTTCTATAGCTAAGGTATGCAAACAAAGCATATGGGATCATCATAGCTGTTGGTGCATTGTTTCTCACTGACACAACTTGTGGAAGCTGTTAGGTTACATTACAAGGTCAACTCATAAACatggaaaatataaatttgagaGAATAGGAGTGTAATCTTTCTTTTCCAGAGATTCTAGCATGGtttcaataaattattcaacCTACCAGATCTAAAGtgatcaaattatatattaaaactgTAACCAGCAGATGATTACTTGTGCAGGTTGAAGGTGTCCTTGTTCAGAGGTTTGGCCTAATTGAGATTCAAAATGCTTGTGTTACTCAACTAGATTCTTTTGCATGGATCAGCTGAATAATCACTTACCAAAAAAATATCAGTAGAAGAATTTCTCAGGGTTCACTCTGATGCTAAGATTTTCTGTTGCTTGataatgaaatgaatgaaatagaGAACGAATGGTACAAATAAAATCAGAGTGAAAAGGGGAGTACAAGACCAGTTTGAATATCTTTGCTGGCATAGCAAGGGAAGGGTGATATTCTGCAGGAATCAAACTGCAGGAGGTGTATAGGCTCTTTTCCATTGATCGTTAGGAGAGGGAGTTGTTcaacacaaaaatatatttctcaaATTGGAATTCTAATCCtatgtataaaagagaaataggaAAGTTAAGTAGTTGAATGTGCTTAATCCCCATAaacatatatgtaatttttgtcTTTGTGGTTTA includes these proteins:
- the LOC108988949 gene encoding protein DJ-1 homolog C produces the protein MQTRVSMESLSSIISPNTLSSSSHKRSPLAASPNTVSSLSFASLPSQQQRTTTPKRTSKATKSLSPTIPTTTTTSINTSSINTTTSQPPKKVLLPIGFGTEEMEAVIIVDVLRRAGADVTVASVEPHLEIEASGGTKLVADTFIVTCSEQVFDLVALPGGMPGSVRLRDSEVLRKIMNKQAEEKRLYGAICAAPAVTLLPWGLLRKKQTTCHPAFMDKLPTFWAVKSNLQVSGELTTSRGPGTTFEFALSLVEQLFGESVANKVGQLLLVYTADDSPRKEEFNKVDWSVNHTPHVLIPVANGSEVIEVVTIADILRRAKVNVVVASVEKSVQILASQGTKLVADKLIGDASESTYDLIILPGGIVGAERLHKSKILKKLLKEQDSAGRMYGAVCSSPTVLHRQGLLKGKRATTHPSVIDDLTKEAVKSAKVVIDGRLITSRGLATVTDFALAIVSKFFGHARARSVAEGLVFEYPRS